A stretch of Chitinophaga caeni DNA encodes these proteins:
- a CDS encoding Hsp20/alpha crystallin family protein yields the protein MTLVKFNQHPAKSFNGLFNDLFGNHPLNRFWNEDANQFFSALPPVNIVESKDAYKLDVVAPGFEKSDFKINLEGDQLTISVEKKENAIQEGDKQVRREFSFKSFKRSFSLDESVDIEKINAKYENGVLALVLPKKEEKQVANKEITIA from the coding sequence ATGACACTGGTAAAATTTAATCAACATCCTGCAAAATCATTTAACGGCTTATTTAATGATTTATTCGGCAATCACCCGCTGAACAGGTTTTGGAATGAAGACGCCAACCAATTCTTCAGCGCTTTGCCCCCTGTAAATATCGTGGAAAGCAAGGATGCTTATAAATTGGATGTAGTGGCTCCCGGATTTGAAAAGTCAGATTTCAAGATCAACCTCGAAGGTGATCAGTTGACTATCAGCGTTGAAAAGAAAGAAAATGCCATCCAGGAAGGTGACAAACAAGTGCGCCGCGAGTTCTCTTTCAAGAGCTTTAAACGTAGTTTTAGCCTTGATGAATCCGTTGACATTGAAAAGATCAACGCGAAATATGAAAATGGCGTTTTAGCCTTGGTTTTACCTAAAAAAGAGGAAAAACAAGTCGCTAACAAAGAAATTACAATTGCGTAA
- a CDS encoding hotdog fold thioesterase — protein MKPIWHSLDISLDQINEYNTGTMGEHIGIEFTEIGPDYLRAIMPVDKRTTQPYGLLHGGASAALAETLGSVASALIIDPAKQICVGLEINANHIRGVKVGYVHGIAKPLHLGSSTHVWDIRILDDDHKLVCASRLTVAILLKK, from the coding sequence ATGAAACCTATATGGCATTCGTTGGATATATCCTTGGATCAAATTAACGAATATAATACCGGTACGATGGGGGAGCATATCGGGATCGAGTTTACAGAGATCGGCCCCGATTACCTGCGGGCAATTATGCCGGTAGATAAAAGAACGACACAGCCTTACGGCCTCCTGCATGGCGGCGCTTCCGCTGCATTGGCAGAGACGCTGGGAAGCGTAGCTTCGGCTTTAATAATTGATCCGGCCAAACAAATTTGCGTAGGCTTGGAGATTAATGCCAACCATATCAGGGGTGTTAAAGTAGGTTACGTACACGGCATTGCCAAGCCATTACACCTTGGAAGCTCGACCCATGTTTGGGATATCAGGATCTTAGATGATGATCATAAGTTGGTCTGTGCAAGCAGGCTCACCGTGGCCATATTATTAAAGAAATAA
- a CDS encoding prolipoprotein diacylglyceryl transferase has product MYPNLYYAFQDLFGIELPFLKVVQTFGFFVAMAFLAAAYVLTTELKRRERLGLMQGVKEKQLVGKPATPLELIGVGLVWFIFGYKIFGLFSINATNQDTAYVDFLLSSKGNLLGGIALGGLMAFLRYNSKKKEAAGGTKESEVMIMPHQRVPDFTVLAAIVGFIGAKIFHNLENFGEFLSDPMGSLFSRGGFTFYGGLILASYVIIRYAKKRKISTRHLIDSAAPALMLAYAVGRMGCHFSGDGDWGIYNSAYVTDVKGTVVEVPKAEFQSALEKNKDFFLHQYQSFDNVPHASFAKPDALGFLPDWFFAYSYPHNVINEGAPIPGCEGQYCSVLPIPVFPTPLYEIITCMLMFILLMALRKKITTPGVMFGFYLILVGIERFFVELIRVNTKYEFLPLQPTQAELISLGMVIGGTLFIIYCKKRYQKELAS; this is encoded by the coding sequence ATGTATCCTAATTTATATTACGCCTTCCAGGATTTGTTCGGTATAGAATTACCATTTTTAAAAGTAGTCCAGACCTTTGGGTTCTTTGTTGCCATGGCATTCCTTGCCGCAGCGTATGTATTGACCACCGAATTGAAACGCAGGGAGAGGCTCGGTTTGATGCAAGGGGTGAAAGAAAAGCAATTGGTCGGTAAACCGGCTACGCCGCTTGAATTAATCGGGGTAGGGCTAGTTTGGTTTATCTTCGGGTATAAAATTTTCGGTTTATTTTCTATCAATGCCACCAACCAGGATACGGCTTATGTAGATTTCTTACTTTCTTCCAAGGGGAACTTGCTGGGCGGTATCGCATTGGGAGGTTTAATGGCTTTCCTGCGTTATAACAGTAAGAAAAAGGAAGCTGCCGGTGGAACTAAGGAGTCAGAAGTGATGATAATGCCGCACCAACGTGTACCGGATTTTACGGTTTTGGCGGCGATAGTAGGATTCATCGGGGCGAAGATTTTCCATAACCTCGAAAACTTCGGAGAATTTTTAAGTGACCCGATGGGATCATTGTTTTCCCGTGGAGGTTTTACATTTTACGGTGGCTTGATCCTCGCTTCATACGTAATTATCCGCTATGCGAAAAAGCGAAAGATCAGTACCCGTCATTTAATAGACAGCGCTGCGCCGGCATTGATGTTGGCATATGCCGTGGGAAGAATGGGCTGCCATTTTTCCGGTGACGGCGATTGGGGTATTTACAATAGCGCTTATGTTACCGATGTAAAAGGCACGGTGGTAGAAGTACCGAAAGCGGAGTTCCAATCGGCGCTGGAAAAGAATAAGGATTTCTTTTTACATCAATATCAATCTTTTGATAACGTACCGCATGCTTCCTTCGCGAAACCTGATGCCTTGGGCTTTTTGCCCGACTGGTTTTTCGCGTATAGCTATCCCCACAACGTAATTAATGAGGGGGCGCCTATTCCCGGTTGCGAAGGGCAGTATTGCAGCGTATTACCGATCCCGGTTTTTCCTACACCTTTATACGAAATAATTACTTGCATGCTCATGTTCATCTTGCTGATGGCATTGCGCAAAAAAATTACGACCCCGGGAGTCATGTTCGGCTTTTACTTAATTTTGGTAGGAATCGAACGTTTCTTCGTGGAATTGATCAGGGTGAATACGAAGTACGAGTTTTTGCCATTGCAACCGACACAGGCAGAGTTAATCTCCCTAGGAATGGTTATCGGCGGAACCTTATTTATTATTTACTGTAAGAAACGCTATCAAAAAGAATTAGCATCCTAA
- a CDS encoding LEA type 2 family protein, protein MKLVKTSLLIVLIWAGATACGGIKDLEFVRIADVTLGQMGFTKSTVKMNIAYYNPNGFALKMKDAAFDIFIDDAKVGHSMQDTLLYIPARDTFYFPVKIDLNMANLMKNAANILANKEVTLKAMGNCKVGKSGVFVPFPIKVESKQKFDLF, encoded by the coding sequence ATGAAACTAGTTAAGACCAGCTTATTAATTGTGCTCATCTGGGCGGGAGCGACCGCTTGCGGAGGGATAAAAGACCTGGAATTTGTCCGGATAGCGGATGTTACCCTAGGGCAAATGGGTTTTACGAAATCCACCGTTAAGATGAACATCGCCTATTACAATCCCAACGGTTTTGCCCTGAAAATGAAGGATGCGGCATTCGATATTTTCATTGATGATGCCAAGGTTGGTCATTCGATGCAGGATACTTTGCTTTACATCCCCGCGAGAGATACTTTTTATTTCCCTGTAAAAATTGATCTCAACATGGCAAACCTGATGAAAAATGCTGCGAATATCCTGGCCAACAAGGAAGTTACTTTAAAGGCCATGGGCAATTGCAAGGTGGGAAAAAGCGGGGTCTTCGTTCCATTCCCGATCAAGGTAGAATCTAAGCAGAAGTTCGATTTATTTTAA
- a CDS encoding heavy-metal-associated domain-containing protein, translating into MRILKLIVLLLLVGTGVTMAQAKKGIVTAKIKTPTVQCEMCKNTIERYLKREEGVISSKVDYKKKITTVKFYADRTNIEYVKTAIANAGYDADNVTANPDSYNALPKCCKKPEDGGGGGETKKKH; encoded by the coding sequence ATGCGTATTTTGAAACTGATCGTGCTGTTGTTACTTGTAGGCACGGGTGTAACCATGGCACAAGCCAAGAAAGGTATCGTTACCGCGAAAATTAAAACACCAACCGTTCAATGCGAGATGTGTAAAAACACGATCGAGCGTTACCTGAAAAGGGAAGAAGGAGTTATCTCTTCAAAAGTTGACTATAAAAAGAAGATTACCACGGTGAAGTTTTACGCGGATCGTACCAATATTGAATATGTCAAAACAGCTATTGCCAATGCAGGCTATGACGCTGATAACGTAACTGCTAACCCCGATTCTTACAACGCTTTACCGAAATGCTGTAAGAAACCGGAAGACGGTGGCGGTGGCGGAGAGACCAAAAAGAAACATTAA
- a CDS encoding BrxA/BrxB family bacilliredoxin yields MYPAELVMPMKAELTDNGFTELLTPGAVDEALKQEGTTLVVINSVCGCSAGTARPGVLLAVANSEKKPDRLTTSFAGFDSAAVQQIRTHLMPYPPSSPSIALFKDGQLVHFIERHMIEGRPAQLIAASLVDAFEEYC; encoded by the coding sequence ATGTATCCTGCGGAATTAGTGATGCCCATGAAGGCTGAATTAACAGATAATGGTTTTACAGAGTTATTGACACCCGGAGCAGTAGATGAAGCGTTAAAACAAGAAGGTACTACCTTGGTAGTAATCAATTCTGTTTGCGGTTGTTCTGCTGGTACTGCCCGTCCTGGTGTATTGTTGGCTGTAGCTAACAGCGAGAAGAAACCGGATCGTCTTACGACTAGCTTTGCAGGTTTTGATAGCGCGGCCGTGCAACAAATCCGTACGCATTTGATGCCTTACCCGCCATCTTCTCCTTCAATTGCTTTATTTAAAGATGGACAATTAGTACATTTCATCGAGAGACATATGATTGAAGGTCGCCCGGCACAATTGATCGCGGCTTCTTTAGTGGATGCTTTCGAAGAATATTGCTAA
- a CDS encoding WbqC family protein encodes MAGHQFENAILIESQYFPNIFYYKTLINSDILLIERYEHYQKMSFRNRCYVAGPNGRILLSVPLTHGKNQRTVVKDVKISYDEKWQDLHFKTLLSAYRRSPWFEYFEDQLAALFSQKFTYLLDWNMACFEWVNKRINVTTPVSLTESYRGASELEAGITDMRGTLLPANMESYGEQLPGYTQVFGERTGFLPNLSILDLLFNEGKNCLAHLK; translated from the coding sequence ATGGCAGGTCATCAGTTTGAAAATGCAATATTGATTGAAAGTCAATACTTTCCGAATATTTTTTACTATAAAACTTTAATTAACAGCGATATATTGTTAATTGAGAGATATGAACACTACCAAAAAATGAGTTTTAGGAACCGCTGCTATGTTGCCGGACCAAATGGCAGGATATTGCTGAGCGTTCCGCTGACCCACGGGAAGAACCAGCGAACCGTTGTGAAGGATGTAAAGATTAGTTATGATGAGAAATGGCAGGATTTACATTTCAAGACGTTATTATCGGCATATAGACGTTCCCCTTGGTTTGAATATTTCGAAGACCAGTTGGCAGCATTGTTTTCCCAAAAGTTTACATACCTCTTGGATTGGAACATGGCCTGCTTCGAATGGGTCAATAAAAGAATAAATGTTACAACCCCGGTTTCATTAACCGAATCATACCGCGGAGCCTCCGAGCTAGAAGCAGGTATCACTGATATGCGGGGTACATTGCTACCGGCCAACATGGAAAGCTACGGGGAACAGCTGCCCGGATATACGCAGGTATTCGGGGAAAGAACCGGTTTTTTACCGAACCTATCCATCCTTGATTTGCTATTTAACGAAGGGAAAAACTGCCTGGCACATTTAAAATAA
- the pyrE gene encoding orotate phosphoribosyltransferase — translation MNTNIREKQVAEKLLQIQAVKLSPNAPFTWASGWKSPIYCDNRKILSYPYVRDFMKSEMCNLVFETYPDAAVIAGVATGGIPLGALVADQLKLPFIYVRSKPKEHGMGNQIEGVLQEGQEVVVIEDLISTGKSSLEAVQAIRAAGGNVIGMVSVFNYGFDAALQAFATADVGFKSMSNYNAMIELAVEKGIVSEADMNILESWRDNPGQWGR, via the coding sequence ATGAACACAAATATTCGAGAAAAGCAAGTTGCTGAGAAATTGCTGCAAATTCAAGCGGTTAAGTTAAGCCCCAACGCTCCTTTTACCTGGGCTTCGGGTTGGAAATCACCTATCTATTGCGACAACCGCAAGATCCTGTCATACCCGTACGTACGGGATTTTATGAAGTCGGAGATGTGCAACCTGGTATTTGAAACTTACCCGGATGCCGCCGTGATTGCAGGAGTAGCCACGGGAGGTATTCCCTTGGGCGCCTTGGTGGCAGATCAATTGAAGCTGCCGTTCATTTATGTTCGCTCCAAGCCGAAGGAACACGGGATGGGCAACCAAATTGAAGGTGTATTACAGGAAGGGCAAGAAGTAGTCGTGATCGAGGATTTGATTTCAACCGGTAAGAGTAGTCTCGAAGCTGTACAGGCGATCAGGGCCGCGGGTGGCAATGTAATTGGCATGGTTTCCGTATTTAACTACGGATTTGATGCAGCTTTGCAAGCATTTGCAACAGCGGATGTGGGCTTCAAGTCTATGAGTAACTATAACGCGATGATCGAATTAGCAGTGGAAAAGGGGATCGTGAGCGAAGCTGATATGAATATCCTGGAATCTTGGAGAGATAACCCGGGTCAATGGGGTAGATAG
- a CDS encoding type III PLP-dependent enzyme domain-containing protein: protein MNNTYTDLVNQTFEFPQDGFEVKDNYLQYNGLDIKALIDKYGTPFKLTYLPKIGMQINRAKEMFKEAIKKNRYDGKYYYCYCTKSSHFSFIMEEVLKHDVHIETSSAYDVDIINKLHEKKKLSKSTYIICNGYKTKPYTRAIGKLINSGFENVIPVLDNKEELDHYTRVRSGNPVKIGIRIAAEEEPTFDFYTSRLGIRSRDVLEFYIDKLKDNPKFELKMLHFFMNKGIKDDIYYWSQFNKVLSLYCQLKKISPELTSINIGGGFPIKHSLGFDYDYKYIINELVANIKSVCKKNKVPVPDIYTEFGSFTVGESGSVIYSVVGEKMQNDREIWYMIDSSFITTLPDTWGIGEKFLMLPINKWDNEYQEVHLGGLTCDGYDFYTSEEHINAVFLPKQGKGEPLYIGFFHTGAYQDQLSGYGGIKHCLIPSPKHVIVGYDKNGQLKDWLYAKEQSAQSMLKILGY from the coding sequence ATGAACAACACCTACACGGATCTCGTCAATCAAACGTTCGAGTTTCCCCAGGATGGCTTCGAGGTAAAAGACAATTACCTCCAGTACAATGGGTTGGACATTAAGGCGCTCATCGATAAGTATGGCACCCCCTTCAAGTTAACCTACTTACCTAAAATTGGTATGCAGATTAACCGGGCTAAAGAGATGTTTAAGGAAGCGATCAAGAAAAATCGATACGATGGCAAATATTATTATTGCTATTGTACGAAAAGCTCCCACTTCTCTTTTATCATGGAGGAGGTCCTGAAGCATGATGTGCATATTGAAACTTCTTCTGCTTACGATGTGGATATTATTAATAAGCTCCATGAGAAGAAGAAGCTCAGCAAAAGCACTTATATAATTTGTAACGGGTATAAAACAAAACCTTACACCCGCGCTATCGGCAAATTGATCAATTCCGGCTTCGAAAATGTTATCCCGGTTTTGGATAATAAGGAAGAGCTGGACCATTATACCAGGGTGAGATCAGGTAACCCGGTAAAGATCGGGATCAGGATCGCCGCGGAAGAAGAGCCTACATTTGATTTCTATACTTCCCGGCTCGGTATCCGCTCCCGCGATGTACTGGAGTTTTATATCGATAAGCTGAAAGATAATCCGAAGTTCGAGCTGAAAATGCTCCACTTCTTTATGAATAAAGGTATTAAGGATGATATTTACTATTGGAGCCAATTCAATAAAGTATTGAGCCTTTACTGCCAACTGAAAAAGATCAGTCCCGAGTTGACCAGCATCAACATCGGTGGAGGATTCCCGATCAAGCACTCGCTAGGTTTCGATTATGATTATAAGTACATCATTAACGAGCTCGTAGCAAATATTAAGAGTGTTTGTAAAAAGAACAAGGTGCCTGTGCCGGATATTTATACCGAGTTCGGCTCCTTCACAGTGGGAGAAAGCGGTTCCGTTATATACAGCGTTGTTGGTGAAAAGATGCAGAACGACCGCGAGATTTGGTATATGATCGATAGTTCTTTCATTACCACCTTGCCCGACACATGGGGGATCGGGGAGAAATTCCTGATGCTGCCCATCAATAAATGGGATAATGAATACCAGGAAGTGCATTTAGGAGGGTTGACCTGTGACGGTTACGATTTTTATACTTCCGAGGAACATATCAACGCGGTGTTTTTACCCAAGCAAGGTAAAGGGGAACCATTATATATCGGTTTCTTCCATACCGGGGCCTATCAAGATCAGCTTAGCGGATACGGTGGTATTAAACATTGCCTGATCCCATCGCCTAAGCACGTGATCGTTGGTTATGATAAGAACGGACAACTAAAAGATTGGTTATACGCTAAAGAGCAGAGCGCTCAAAGCATGTTAAAGATTTTGGGTTATTAA
- a CDS encoding TolB family protein, which translates to MKHLLFSVACIMSCSLPLQFLMAQQKIISILETVEVSSGQRTVLCRDTSHFEAPNWSRDGKYLLLNKAGKLYQFQIDSKQWNTLPFGAGLKANNDHGFSPNGELLAISSGIVEKDDPAFGKGSVIYIADAQGGNLRRITSLSPSYWHGWSPDGKTLAFVGQRNGEFDIYSIPASGGTEKRLTNTPGLDDGPDYSPDGKYIYYNSYRSGKMEIWRMEADGSNAEQLTDDGYANWFPHPSPDGKQLVFLSFMEDQGQDHPFGKDVRLRIIDLETGETRNLTGIFFGGQGSINVPSWSPDSRYVAFVRYEVIK; encoded by the coding sequence ATGAAACATCTTTTATTTTCAGTTGCCTGCATAATGTCCTGCTCCCTGCCCCTACAATTTTTAATGGCCCAACAAAAAATTATCAGCATCCTGGAGACCGTGGAAGTTAGCAGTGGCCAGAGGACAGTTTTATGCAGGGATACGTCACATTTCGAAGCACCTAATTGGTCCAGGGACGGCAAGTACTTATTGCTGAATAAAGCGGGGAAATTGTATCAATTTCAGATCGATTCTAAACAATGGAATACCCTACCTTTCGGGGCCGGCTTGAAAGCGAATAACGATCATGGATTTTCGCCTAACGGCGAACTATTAGCCATCAGCTCCGGGATCGTTGAAAAAGATGACCCCGCTTTTGGAAAAGGCTCCGTGATTTATATTGCGGATGCCCAAGGGGGCAATTTACGGCGTATCACGTCATTATCACCCTCTTACTGGCATGGCTGGAGCCCGGATGGGAAAACCTTGGCTTTCGTCGGCCAGCGGAACGGGGAGTTCGATATTTACTCAATTCCTGCCTCCGGGGGGACAGAAAAGCGCTTAACCAACACTCCCGGCTTAGATGATGGTCCCGATTATTCTCCCGATGGTAAATACATCTATTACAATTCCTACCGGTCCGGCAAAATGGAAATCTGGCGCATGGAAGCCGATGGCAGCAATGCAGAGCAGCTAACGGATGACGGCTACGCCAACTGGTTCCCACATCCGTCGCCGGATGGGAAACAACTCGTTTTCCTCAGTTTCATGGAGGACCAGGGGCAAGATCACCCTTTCGGGAAAGATGTACGGTTAAGGATCATCGATCTTGAGACGGGTGAAACCAGGAACCTGACCGGCATTTTCTTCGGTGGACAGGGCAGTATTAACGTGCCGTCCTGGTCTCCAGATAGCAGATATGTAGCTTTCGTCAGATACGAAGTCATTAAATAA
- a CDS encoding hemerythrin domain-containing protein — MQLHSSLVPLIEEHQRLLEACRKSKKDAAGASQHVMSEQEKLDFVVTVFKAVMVPHLQKEDHVFELCMGHDPEIDHCIKALMEEHHHISKMYSRLMDSNQLDEDLHNLATSLEEHINKENDKIYLMIQERLPFILDNVKY; from the coding sequence ATGCAATTACATTCCAGCCTCGTGCCCTTGATAGAAGAGCACCAGCGCTTGCTTGAAGCATGCCGTAAATCTAAGAAAGACGCGGCCGGTGCTTCGCAGCACGTTATGAGTGAGCAAGAGAAATTGGATTTCGTGGTAACGGTTTTTAAAGCCGTTATGGTACCGCATTTGCAAAAGGAAGACCACGTTTTTGAACTTTGCATGGGCCACGATCCTGAAATCGACCATTGTATAAAAGCACTAATGGAAGAACATCACCATATATCCAAAATGTACAGCCGCCTGATGGATAGCAACCAGCTCGATGAAGATCTCCATAATCTTGCCACCAGCTTGGAAGAACATATTAATAAGGAGAATGATAAAATATACCTGATGATCCAAGAAAGGTTACCATTCATCCTCGATAACGTGAAATATTAA
- a CDS encoding arylsulfatase yields the protein MRKLLLLLCSTLPIIAFAQKANNQRKPNIIYIYADDMGIGELGCYGQQQIKTPHLDQLASEGMKFTKHYSGTAVCAPSRCMLLTGRHSGHSYIRGNYELGGFTDATEGGQMPLPEGTYTIGHMLQNAGYVTGAIGKWGLGMFDNSGNPNKQGFDYFYGYLDQKQAHNYYPTHLWENGHWDTLENEFFLVHSPLKPSDTGQAAYDHFIGKEYSMDKLLEKSVQFIKQHKDQPFFLYLPYTGPHVSLQAPKEAVAKYIGTFDEQPYRGNQGYASTLHPKSTYAAMISYFDHNVGAIMELLQQLGLDDNTVVMFSSDNGPTFHTGGINVDDFNSKLGMRGYKGQLYEGGIRAPFIVRWPGHVKAGTTSDLLSNQFDMMATFAAIAGIKAPENDGINILPTLEGKKQKEHHDFMYFEFPERGGQLAIRVGDMKGIKTGMKKNHDAPWQVYDLSKDPDEKNDIASQNPQFIKQLDDIVKREHLRAHITEWEFIDPKTGQ from the coding sequence ATGCGGAAGTTATTGCTACTTTTATGTTCCACGCTACCAATCATCGCCTTCGCTCAAAAGGCTAATAACCAGCGTAAACCTAATATTATTTACATCTATGCTGATGATATGGGTATCGGGGAATTGGGCTGTTACGGTCAGCAACAGATTAAAACGCCCCATCTCGATCAACTCGCATCGGAAGGCATGAAGTTTACAAAGCACTACAGCGGTACGGCCGTATGTGCACCTTCCCGGTGTATGTTACTTACCGGTAGGCATAGCGGGCATTCTTATATCCGCGGCAACTATGAGCTGGGAGGCTTTACCGATGCTACCGAGGGTGGACAAATGCCTTTACCGGAAGGGACGTATACCATTGGGCACATGTTGCAAAATGCAGGCTATGTTACAGGTGCTATAGGGAAATGGGGATTAGGGATGTTTGATAATTCAGGCAATCCTAATAAGCAGGGCTTTGATTACTTCTACGGGTACCTCGATCAAAAGCAGGCTCATAATTATTATCCTACACATCTTTGGGAAAATGGGCATTGGGATACTTTGGAGAATGAATTCTTCTTGGTGCACAGTCCTTTGAAGCCTTCGGATACGGGGCAGGCTGCTTACGATCATTTTATAGGGAAAGAGTATAGTATGGATAAGTTGCTGGAGAAATCGGTGCAGTTTATTAAGCAACATAAAGACCAACCTTTTTTCTTATACCTTCCTTATACCGGGCCGCATGTCTCTTTGCAGGCGCCGAAGGAAGCTGTAGCCAAATATATCGGCACTTTCGATGAACAACCTTACCGTGGTAACCAAGGTTATGCATCAACCTTGCATCCCAAATCTACTTACGCGGCAATGATTTCTTATTTCGATCATAACGTAGGCGCTATCATGGAATTGCTGCAGCAGTTAGGTTTAGATGATAACACCGTCGTAATGTTTTCGAGCGATAATGGCCCCACTTTCCACACCGGCGGCATTAACGTGGATGATTTCAATAGCAAGCTAGGTATGAGGGGATATAAAGGTCAATTATACGAAGGAGGCATCCGTGCGCCGTTTATCGTTCGTTGGCCGGGGCATGTTAAGGCAGGAACAACCAGCGATTTATTATCAAACCAGTTCGATATGATGGCAACCTTTGCTGCTATTGCAGGCATAAAAGCGCCGGAAAATGACGGTATTAATATCTTGCCTACTTTGGAAGGCAAGAAACAAAAGGAACATCACGATTTTATGTATTTCGAGTTTCCCGAGCGCGGTGGCCAATTAGCAATCCGTGTCGGGGACATGAAAGGTATCAAGACAGGGATGAAGAAGAATCATGACGCGCCTTGGCAAGTGTATGATTTGTCAAAGGATCCGGATGAGAAAAATGATATCGCGAGTCAAAATCCGCAATTTATTAAACAACTGGATGATATCGTGAAGCGGGAACATTTAAGGGCACATATCACGGAATGGGAATTTATCGATCCCAAGACGGGTCAATGA
- a CDS encoding NUDIX hydrolase, translating into MNTVFTIYINERPLYIARSAMEALANYHQGNVFDVPSQQDIEAVIARLEKGDLPGAVLTSPNPQSLLDQVKKLYTEFLAAGGLVLKEPGGEILLMFRRGKWDLPKGKLDDGEDLPTCALREVQEETGLQNVRIDSPLMETYHYYPLEGKKILKHTYWYKMKFTGNELTIPQIEEDILDIQWVKPENITKYIPYTYLNIAAVLEQGLGL; encoded by the coding sequence ATGAATACAGTTTTTACAATTTATATAAATGAAAGGCCCCTGTACATTGCACGAAGCGCCATGGAAGCCCTTGCCAATTACCATCAAGGCAATGTTTTCGATGTTCCATCGCAGCAAGACATTGAAGCTGTAATAGCCCGGTTGGAAAAAGGGGACCTGCCCGGAGCCGTCTTAACAAGCCCAAACCCGCAATCGCTTTTGGACCAAGTCAAAAAACTTTATACCGAATTTTTAGCTGCCGGCGGCCTCGTTCTTAAAGAGCCGGGGGGAGAAATCCTGTTAATGTTCCGCCGGGGCAAATGGGACCTACCCAAGGGAAAATTGGACGATGGCGAGGATTTACCCACCTGCGCATTAAGGGAAGTACAGGAAGAAACAGGGTTACAAAATGTAAGGATTGATTCCCCGTTGATGGAAACCTACCATTATTACCCGTTGGAAGGAAAAAAAATATTAAAACATACCTATTGGTACAAGATGAAGTTTACCGGGAACGAGTTGACCATCCCCCAAATCGAAGAAGATATCCTCGATATCCAATGGGTTAAGCCGGAAAATATCACCAAGTATATCCCTTATACTTACTTGAATATTGCCGCGGTATTGGAACAGGGATTGGGATTATAA
- a CDS encoding nuclear transport factor 2 family protein, producing the protein MIKYFLPAIITLLLTFSPSLKAQQTTADSIKAVINQLFKGMKEKDSTLVSACFSSGAIMQTVASRKDGMNVVRSGSVREFLIAVAADHPEVYDERIRFDGIHIDGDLASVWTPYEFYIGERFWHCGANSFQLARLNGLWKIIYLVDSRHPGPCR; encoded by the coding sequence ATGATTAAATATTTTCTCCCCGCAATAATTACCCTGCTCCTGACGTTTTCGCCTTCCTTGAAAGCGCAACAAACTACTGCTGATAGTATTAAAGCGGTTATTAATCAACTGTTTAAAGGGATGAAGGAGAAAGATAGCACGTTAGTATCAGCTTGTTTCTCCAGTGGGGCAATCATGCAAACGGTTGCTTCAAGAAAAGATGGTATGAACGTTGTACGCTCCGGCTCTGTCCGGGAATTTTTGATAGCAGTCGCGGCTGATCATCCCGAAGTGTACGATGAAAGGATCCGTTTTGACGGAATTCATATTGACGGTGATCTGGCCAGTGTTTGGACGCCGTATGAATTTTACATAGGGGAGCGGTTTTGGCATTGCGGGGCTAACTCATTCCAATTAGCCCGGTTAAACGGCCTGTGGAAAATCATTTACCTGGTAGATTCGAGGCACCCTGGGCCATGCCGCTAA